One Marinibacterium anthonyi genomic region harbors:
- the msbA_1 gene encoding Lipid A export ATP-binding/permease protein MsbA, with the protein MSGAPSDGKTSIDPQLFRWLWRDYLKPHIGWLAVALVLMTIEGSMLGALSYMMKPMFDKVFVGGNIAAIWSVGLTITGIFTIRAVSSVSKSVILTRISQQTAAALRVDLLRRMMQQDGAFHLAHPPGFLIQRIQTDVNAINDVWRAVITGTGRDAVSLVALMAVAVGIDWRWTAVTLVGVPLMALPVAAIQRFVRGQARSARDLGASLATRLDEVFHGIVPVKLNRLERYQSDRFAEKTDAYVHAEVRAAFGSALIPGMVDIIAGLGFLAVLVFGGSEIISGEKSVGDFMSFFTAMGLAFDPIRRLGSISGLWQVAAAAMERIKALMDAPVTLTSPENPVAPPTDLPDIALDDVSLSYGDTEVLRGLSLRAEPGKTTAVVGASGAGKSTLFNVMTRLVDPQQGSVRIGGIEVRDMALDDLRGLFSVVSQDALLFDETLRENILLGRTDVSDAQLAEVLDAAHVSDFLAQMPQGLDTMVGPRGSALSGGQRQRVAIARALLRQSPILLLDEATSALDTQSEKLVQQALDRLAGGHTTLVIAHRLSTIRDADRILVMDKGRVVDEGTHEELLARGGIYADLYRLQFQDGAA; encoded by the coding sequence ATGAGCGGCGCACCGAGCGACGGGAAGACATCCATCGATCCGCAGCTGTTCCGCTGGCTCTGGCGGGATTACCTGAAGCCGCATATCGGCTGGCTGGCGGTGGCGCTGGTGTTGATGACCATCGAAGGGTCGATGCTGGGCGCTCTCAGCTACATGATGAAGCCGATGTTCGACAAGGTCTTCGTCGGCGGCAACATCGCCGCGATCTGGAGCGTGGGGCTGACCATCACCGGCATCTTCACCATCCGCGCGGTGTCCAGCGTCAGCAAAAGCGTGATCCTCACCCGGATCTCGCAGCAGACGGCGGCGGCGCTGCGGGTGGATCTGCTGCGGCGGATGATGCAGCAGGACGGCGCCTTTCACCTGGCCCATCCGCCGGGCTTCCTGATCCAGCGGATCCAGACGGACGTCAATGCAATCAACGACGTATGGCGCGCGGTGATCACCGGAACGGGCCGCGACGCGGTGTCGCTGGTGGCGCTGATGGCGGTGGCCGTGGGGATCGACTGGCGCTGGACGGCCGTCACGCTGGTGGGCGTGCCGCTGATGGCGCTGCCGGTCGCCGCGATCCAGCGCTTCGTGCGCGGACAGGCCCGGTCGGCCCGCGACCTGGGCGCATCGCTCGCCACCCGCCTGGACGAGGTCTTTCACGGCATCGTGCCGGTCAAGCTGAACCGGCTGGAACGCTACCAGTCCGACCGGTTCGCCGAAAAGACCGATGCCTACGTCCATGCCGAGGTCCGCGCCGCCTTCGGATCCGCCCTGATCCCCGGCATGGTCGACATCATTGCCGGCCTGGGCTTCCTGGCGGTGCTGGTCTTCGGCGGATCCGAGATCATCTCGGGCGAGAAATCCGTCGGCGATTTCATGAGCTTCTTCACCGCCATGGGGCTGGCCTTCGACCCGATCCGGCGGCTCGGCTCGATCAGCGGGCTCTGGCAGGTGGCGGCCGCCGCGATGGAGCGGATCAAGGCCCTGATGGACGCGCCGGTCACCCTGACCTCGCCGGAAAACCCGGTCGCCCCGCCCACCGACCTGCCCGACATCGCGCTGGACGACGTGTCGCTGTCCTACGGCGACACCGAAGTGCTGCGCGGGCTGTCCCTGCGTGCCGAGCCCGGCAAGACCACCGCGGTCGTGGGGGCTTCAGGCGCGGGAAAATCAACGCTTTTCAACGTGATGACCCGGCTAGTCGATCCGCAGCAAGGATCCGTGCGCATTGGCGGGATCGAAGTACGTGACATGGCGCTCGACGATCTGCGGGGGTTGTTCTCGGTGGTCAGCCAGGACGCCCTGCTGTTCGACGAGACCCTGCGCGAGAACATCCTGCTGGGCCGGACCGACGTGTCGGACGCGCAGCTGGCCGAGGTTCTGGACGCCGCCCATGTCAGCGATTTCCTGGCGCAGATGCCCCAGGGGCTCGATACGATGGTGGGCCCGCGCGGCTCGGCCCTCTCGGGCGGGCAAAGGCAACGGGTGGCCATCGCCCGCGCCCTGCTGCGCCAGTCGCCGATCCTGCTGCTGGACGAGGCCACGAGCGCGCTGGACACCCAGTCCGAGAAACTGGTGCAGCAGGCGCTGGACCGGCTGGCCGGCGGGCACACGACACTGGTGATCGCACACCGTTTGTCGACGATCCGCGATGCCGACCGGATCCTGGTGATGGACAAGGGCCGCGTGGTGGATGAAGGCACGCACGAAGAGCTGCTGGCGCGGGGCGGGATCTATGCGGATCTGTACCGGCTGCAGTTCCAGGATGGCGCCGCCTGA
- a CDS encoding Protein tyrosine/serine phosphatase has translation MGLGKRLKDWEGRIRAYYNSDLSTPENRRKSRIYTLWFDHEILRGIWTNFDQVAPGVYRSNNPTRARFQKMKDMGITTVLNLRGQTDAAHFLFEEEACRELGLTLVNARLLARDAAVRDDILDVIHKLKTLDKPFLMHCKSGADRAGFAAAMYLMVVMGEPVEKARRMLSPRYLHFRNGKVGILDYTLDCYAARNAVSPIGFEDWIATEYDNRDILRRFQAGEAPA, from the coding sequence ATGGGCCTGGGAAAACGGCTGAAAGACTGGGAAGGCCGGATCCGGGCGTATTACAACTCCGATCTCTCGACCCCCGAGAACCGCCGCAAGTCGCGGATCTACACGCTGTGGTTCGACCACGAGATCCTGCGCGGGATCTGGACCAATTTCGACCAGGTGGCGCCGGGCGTCTACCGGTCGAACAATCCCACGCGGGCCCGGTTCCAGAAGATGAAGGACATGGGCATCACCACGGTGCTGAACCTGCGCGGCCAGACCGACGCGGCGCATTTCCTGTTCGAGGAAGAGGCCTGCCGCGAGCTGGGCCTGACCCTGGTCAACGCCCGCCTGCTGGCCCGCGACGCGGCGGTGCGCGACGACATCCTGGACGTGATCCACAAGCTCAAGACTCTGGACAAACCCTTCCTGATGCACTGCAAATCCGGCGCCGACCGGGCGGGCTTTGCCGCCGCCATGTACCTGATGGTGGTCATGGGCGAACCGGTCGAAAAGGCCCGCCGCATGCTGTCGCCGCGCTACCTGCACTTCCGCAACGGCAAGGTGGGGATCCTGGATTACACGCTGGATTGCTACGCCGCGCGCAATGCCGTTTCGCCGATCGGGTTCGAGGACTGGATCGCCACGGAATACGACAACCGGGACATCCTGCGGCGATTCCAGGCCGGCGAGGCCCCGGCATGA
- a CDS encoding Soluble hydrogenase 42 kDa subunit has protein sequence MTSKPSLRQGRPYLAIPGPSVMPDRVLQAMHRPAPNIYAGELHDITRSLAPDLKRVARTDHHVAIYIGNGHAAWEAALANVLAPGDKVLVPATGRFGMGWADMAVGLGADPQILDFGRQDPWDLDRVAEALKADEAHELKAVLAVYVDTSSSIRNDVAGLRKVLDETGHPALLMVDCIAAMGCDVFEMDGWGVDVAVTGSQKGLMTPPGLGFVFFNDKADAVRRTLPRVSRYWDWSPRANPQEYYQNFAGTAPTHHIYGLRAALDMIHEEGIDNVWARHEVLARAVWAAVEAWGQGGPLALNMADPAHRSHAVTALRIGAPHGTALRTWVEENLGLTLGIGLGMAAPGDPAWHGFFRLGHMGHVNGHMILGLLGGIDAGLKALEIPHGDGALEAASRVIAGA, from the coding sequence ATGACATCCAAGCCAAGCCTTCGCCAAGGCCGCCCCTACCTGGCCATCCCCGGGCCCTCCGTCATGCCCGACCGGGTGCTGCAGGCCATGCACCGGCCCGCGCCCAACATATATGCCGGAGAGCTGCATGACATCACCCGCAGCCTGGCGCCCGACCTGAAGCGGGTCGCGCGCACGGATCACCACGTGGCGATCTACATCGGCAACGGTCACGCCGCGTGGGAAGCCGCGCTGGCGAACGTGCTGGCGCCCGGCGACAAGGTGCTGGTGCCGGCCACGGGCCGCTTCGGCATGGGCTGGGCGGACATGGCCGTGGGGCTTGGCGCCGATCCGCAGATCCTGGACTTCGGGCGGCAGGACCCCTGGGACCTGGACCGCGTCGCCGAGGCGCTGAAGGCCGATGAAGCGCACGAGCTGAAGGCGGTGCTGGCGGTCTACGTGGATACGTCGAGTTCGATCCGCAACGACGTGGCCGGTCTGCGCAAGGTCCTGGATGAAACCGGGCACCCGGCGCTGTTGATGGTGGATTGCATCGCGGCGATGGGCTGCGACGTCTTCGAGATGGACGGCTGGGGCGTCGACGTGGCGGTCACCGGATCGCAGAAGGGGCTGATGACGCCGCCGGGTCTGGGGTTCGTGTTCTTCAACGACAAGGCCGACGCGGTGCGCAGGACGCTGCCGCGCGTCAGCCGGTACTGGGACTGGTCGCCGCGGGCCAACCCGCAGGAATATTACCAGAATTTCGCCGGCACCGCCCCGACCCACCACATCTATGGTCTGCGCGCCGCACTGGACATGATCCACGAGGAAGGGATCGACAACGTCTGGGCCCGCCACGAGGTTCTGGCCCGCGCCGTCTGGGCCGCGGTCGAGGCCTGGGGGCAGGGTGGACCGCTGGCGCTGAACATGGCCGATCCTGCCCACCGGTCGCACGCTGTGACCGCGCTGCGCATCGGCGCGCCCCATGGCACGGCCCTGCGCACCTGGGTCGAGGAGAACCTGGGCCTGACGCTGGGCATCGGCCTCGGCATGGCGGCGCCCGGCGATCCGGCCTGGCACGGGTTCTTCCGGCTGGGGCACATGGGCCATGTCAACGGGCACATGATCCTGGGTCTGCTGGGCGGAATCGACGCCGGGCTGAAAGCGCTGGAGATCCCGCATGGGGATGGCGCGCTCGAGGCGGCCTCGCGGGTGATCGCGGGGGCCTGA
- the hisC gene encoding Histidinol-phosphate aminotransferase codes for MKTPRYTGLADTLPATVPFVGPEAQERARGQAFVARLGANENVFGPSPRAIRAMQDAAESIWCYADPESHDLRQALAAHHGVTPDQITVGEGIDGLLGSIVRLLVEPGDAVVTSDGAYPTFNYHVAGFGGTLHKVPYKDDAEDAQALFAKAAEVDAKLVYLANPDNPMGSWVSGDSIARAMDALPDGTLLILDEAYIECAPAAAALPLPVDDPRVIRMRTFSKAYGMAGARLGYALGHRDLIQAFNKVRNHFGVNRMGQAGALAALADTDWLAHVQGEIATARDRIAAIAKDNGLTPLPSATNFVAIDCGADSVFAKAVLDGLIAQGIFVRMPFVAPQNRCIRVSCGTPADLDAFDAALPKALAAARA; via the coding sequence ATGAAAACGCCCCGTTACACAGGCCTGGCCGACACCCTGCCCGCCACCGTTCCCTTCGTGGGGCCGGAGGCTCAGGAACGCGCCCGAGGCCAAGCCTTCGTCGCCCGTCTCGGGGCAAATGAAAACGTCTTCGGACCCTCGCCACGCGCGATCAGGGCCATGCAGGACGCGGCCGAAAGCATCTGGTGCTACGCCGATCCCGAAAGCCACGACCTGCGCCAGGCGCTGGCCGCCCATCACGGCGTGACGCCCGACCAGATCACCGTCGGCGAAGGCATCGACGGGCTGCTTGGATCCATCGTGCGGCTGCTGGTGGAACCGGGCGACGCGGTGGTGACCTCGGACGGGGCCTACCCGACGTTCAACTACCACGTGGCAGGCTTCGGCGGCACGCTGCACAAGGTCCCCTACAAGGACGACGCCGAGGACGCGCAGGCATTGTTCGCCAAGGCAGCCGAGGTCGACGCCAAGCTCGTCTATCTGGCCAATCCCGACAACCCGATGGGCAGCTGGGTCAGTGGCGACAGCATCGCCCGCGCCATGGATGCGCTGCCCGACGGCACGCTGCTGATCCTGGACGAGGCCTATATCGAATGCGCCCCGGCGGCGGCGGCCCTGCCGCTGCCCGTCGACGACCCCAGGGTGATCCGCATGCGGACCTTTTCCAAGGCCTATGGCATGGCCGGCGCGCGGTTGGGCTATGCGCTGGGACACCGGGACCTGATCCAGGCCTTCAACAAGGTGCGCAACCACTTCGGCGTCAATCGGATGGGCCAGGCCGGCGCGCTGGCGGCACTGGCCGATACCGACTGGCTGGCCCATGTGCAGGGCGAAATCGCGACCGCCCGCGACCGCATCGCCGCCATCGCCAAGGACAACGGGTTGACGCCCCTGCCCTCGGCCACCAATTTCGTGGCGATCGATTGCGGCGCCGACAGTGTCTTTGCCAAGGCCGTGCTGGACGGGCTGATTGCGCAGGGCATCTTTGTCCGCATGCCCTTCGTCGCGCCGCAGAACCGCTGCATCCGCGTCAGCTGCGGAACACCGGCCGATCTGGATGCATTTGACGCCGCATTGCCCAAAGCTCTGGCAGCGGCCCGCGCTTGA
- the echA8_1 gene encoding putative enoyl-CoA hydratase echA8: MARVSIAYEDHVATVTLTRGDKMNALDDEMVQAILDAGAEVAASDARAVVLTGEGKSFCAGLDVASFAKMAGMDVESWLMERTHDDANAMQEVGLTWRRVPVPVIAALKGAVFGGGLQLALGADIRIASADVKMAVMEMKWGLIPDMGGMALLPALMRSDVLRLLTYTARPIGADQAERWGLVTQVCDDPLAEAQALAAKIAGQSPSAIRAAKRLIGVAETEPRAKVLLSESREQIGLIGKADQMEVVAAQMQGRAPVFK; encoded by the coding sequence ATGGCACGCGTTTCGATTGCGTATGAGGATCACGTCGCGACGGTGACCCTGACACGGGGCGACAAGATGAACGCCCTGGACGACGAGATGGTGCAGGCGATCCTGGATGCCGGTGCAGAGGTCGCGGCCTCGGACGCCCGCGCCGTTGTGCTGACGGGGGAGGGCAAGAGCTTTTGTGCCGGGCTGGATGTGGCGAGCTTTGCCAAGATGGCGGGGATGGACGTGGAAAGCTGGCTGATGGAACGGACCCATGACGACGCCAACGCCATGCAGGAAGTCGGGCTGACCTGGCGCCGGGTCCCGGTGCCGGTGATCGCGGCACTGAAGGGGGCGGTCTTTGGCGGCGGTCTGCAACTGGCGCTGGGGGCGGATATCCGGATTGCATCCGCCGACGTGAAGATGGCGGTGATGGAGATGAAATGGGGCCTGATCCCGGACATGGGCGGCATGGCGCTGCTGCCGGCGCTGATGCGGTCGGACGTGCTGCGCCTGCTGACCTACACGGCGCGGCCCATCGGGGCGGACCAGGCGGAACGCTGGGGGCTGGTGACCCAGGTCTGCGACGATCCGCTGGCCGAGGCACAGGCACTGGCCGCCAAGATCGCGGGCCAGAGCCCTTCCGCCATCCGCGCGGCCAAGCGGCTGATCGGCGTGGCGGAGACCGAGCCCAGGGCAAAAGTGCTGCTCTCCGAGAGCCGGGAGCAGATCGGGCTGATCGGCAAGGCGGACCAGATGGAGGTCGTGGCTGCGCAGATGCAGGGGCGGGCACCGGTTTTCAAGTGA
- the valS gene encoding Valine--tRNA ligase, whose protein sequence is MDKTFDAAEAESRLYKAWEEAGSFKAGANASRPETFCIMIPPPNVTGSLHMGHAFNNTLQDILARWHRMRGYDTLWQPGQDHAGIATQMVVERELARDKSNATRREMGREAFLEKVWDWKGQSGGTIVNQLKRLGASCDWSRNAFTMSGAPGAPEGEDGNFHDAVIKVFVDMYDKGLIYRGKRLVNWDPHFETAISDLEVENIEVAGHMWHFKYPLAGGETYEYVEKDEDGTITLRETRDYISIATTRPETMLGDGAVAVHPDDERYASIVGKLCEIPVGPKEHRRLIPIIADEYPDPTFGSGAVKITGAHDFNDYGVASRNNIPMYRLMNTSGHLRDDGYDYATCAERAQEIANGDAFGENEVDGMNLVPDHLRGLDRFEAREKVVAEITAEGLAVMTTAGDPRLGKAAAKAEDPDAPVPLVEAKQIMQPFGDRSKVVIEPMLTDQWFVDTAKIVGPAIDAVRSGEVRILPEQDQKVYFHWLENIEPWCISRQLWWGHQIPVWYGLDLSAPGFRDDEGDGDLDMVELGRLLQEGGMVHAGQKAHCAASFEDVQPAFLDEIADIPTPLSHARIVEVADKHAAIETLARSLAEYEVSQDPTQVLYPVWRDPDVLDTWFSSGLWPIGTLGWPEQTEELKKYFPTNVLITGFDIIFFWVARMMMMQYAVVGQRPFDTVYVHALVRDEKGKKMSKSLGNVLDPLELIDEYGADAVRFTLTSMAAMGRDLKLSTQRIAGYRNFGTKIWNAARFAEMNGVFTDDVPQSVTPPAAEATVNRWIIGETARVRAEVDAALEAFRFNDAANALYAFVWGKVCDWYVEFAKPLLQDDAATAQAETRATMRWVLDQCFILLHPIMPFITEELWDATGERAKMLVHADWPAYGDDLIDADADREMNWVISVIENTRSARAQMHVPAGLHVPMVFTRMEPAAKLAWDTNATLIQRLARIESLTPVAEMPKGTITIPAEGATFGLPLADIIDIDEEKARLEKTLGKLAKELGGLRGRLNNPNFATSAPPEVVEETRANLEAREAEEAQLKDALSRLSEVG, encoded by the coding sequence ATGGACAAGACCTTTGACGCCGCCGAAGCCGAAAGCCGTCTCTACAAGGCCTGGGAGGAAGCGGGAAGCTTCAAGGCCGGTGCGAACGCCTCGCGCCCCGAGACCTTCTGCATCATGATCCCGCCCCCTAACGTGACGGGCTCCCTTCATATGGGGCACGCGTTCAACAACACCCTGCAGGACATCCTGGCGCGCTGGCACCGGATGCGCGGCTATGACACGCTCTGGCAGCCCGGGCAGGACCATGCCGGCATCGCCACGCAGATGGTGGTCGAACGGGAACTGGCCAGGGACAAATCCAACGCCACGCGCCGTGAAATGGGCCGCGAGGCGTTCCTGGAGAAGGTCTGGGACTGGAAAGGTCAGTCCGGCGGCACGATCGTCAACCAGTTGAAGCGCCTCGGCGCTTCCTGCGACTGGTCGCGCAACGCCTTCACCATGTCCGGCGCCCCCGGTGCGCCCGAAGGCGAGGACGGCAATTTCCACGATGCCGTCATCAAGGTCTTCGTCGACATGTACGACAAGGGCCTGATCTATCGCGGCAAGCGGCTGGTCAACTGGGACCCCCATTTCGAGACCGCGATATCCGACCTCGAGGTCGAGAACATCGAGGTCGCGGGCCACATGTGGCACTTCAAGTACCCGCTGGCCGGTGGCGAGACTTATGAGTACGTCGAAAAGGACGAAGACGGCACCATCACCCTGCGCGAGACACGGGATTACATCTCGATCGCCACGACCCGGCCCGAGACCATGCTGGGCGATGGCGCAGTTGCCGTGCACCCGGACGATGAGCGCTATGCCTCCATCGTCGGCAAGCTGTGCGAGATCCCGGTGGGGCCGAAGGAACACCGCCGTCTGATCCCGATCATCGCCGACGAATATCCCGATCCGACCTTCGGTTCGGGCGCTGTGAAGATCACCGGCGCGCATGATTTCAACGACTACGGTGTGGCCTCCCGCAACAACATCCCGATGTACCGGTTGATGAACACCTCCGGCCACCTGCGCGACGACGGCTACGATTACGCCACCTGCGCCGAGCGCGCCCAGGAAATCGCCAACGGCGACGCCTTTGGTGAGAACGAGGTCGACGGCATGAACCTGGTCCCCGACCACCTGCGCGGGCTCGACCGGTTCGAGGCGCGCGAAAAGGTCGTGGCCGAGATCACCGCCGAGGGACTGGCCGTCATGACCACCGCTGGCGATCCGCGCCTGGGCAAGGCCGCCGCCAAGGCCGAGGATCCCGACGCGCCCGTCCCGCTGGTCGAGGCCAAGCAGATCATGCAGCCCTTCGGCGACCGGTCGAAGGTCGTGATCGAACCGATGCTTACCGACCAATGGTTCGTCGACACCGCCAAGATCGTCGGGCCGGCCATCGACGCCGTCCGCTCGGGCGAGGTTCGGATCCTGCCGGAACAGGACCAGAAGGTGTATTTCCACTGGCTGGAGAACATCGAGCCCTGGTGTATTTCGCGCCAGCTTTGGTGGGGCCACCAGATCCCGGTCTGGTACGGGCTTGACCTGTCGGCGCCGGGCTTCCGCGATGACGAGGGCGACGGCGATCTGGACATGGTCGAACTGGGACGGCTGCTGCAGGAAGGCGGCATGGTCCATGCCGGCCAGAAGGCCCATTGCGCGGCCAGCTTCGAGGACGTGCAGCCCGCCTTCCTCGACGAGATCGCCGATATCCCCACGCCGCTGTCGCACGCCCGCATCGTCGAGGTCGCCGACAAGCACGCGGCCATCGAGACGCTGGCCCGCAGCCTGGCGGAATACGAGGTTTCCCAGGATCCGACGCAGGTGCTTTACCCCGTGTGGCGCGATCCGGACGTTCTGGACACCTGGTTCTCCTCTGGCCTTTGGCCGATCGGCACGCTGGGCTGGCCGGAACAGACGGAAGAGCTGAAGAAGTACTTCCCGACCAACGTGCTGATCACCGGCTTCGACATCATCTTCTTCTGGGTCGCCCGGATGATGATGATGCAATACGCCGTTGTCGGCCAACGCCCCTTCGACACCGTCTATGTCCACGCGCTCGTCCGCGACGAGAAGGGCAAGAAGATGTCGAAGAGCCTGGGCAACGTGCTGGATCCGCTTGAGCTGATCGACGAATACGGCGCCGACGCCGTGCGGTTCACGCTGACGTCGATGGCCGCCATGGGGCGTGACCTGAAACTGTCGACCCAACGCATTGCGGGCTACCGCAACTTCGGCACCAAGATCTGGAATGCCGCGCGTTTCGCCGAGATGAACGGAGTCTTCACCGACGACGTCCCGCAATCGGTCACGCCTCCGGCGGCCGAGGCCACGGTGAACCGCTGGATCATCGGCGAGACTGCCCGGGTGCGCGCCGAGGTGGACGCCGCCCTGGAGGCCTTCCGCTTCAACGACGCGGCCAACGCGCTTTACGCCTTTGTCTGGGGCAAGGTCTGCGACTGGTACGTGGAATTCGCCAAGCCGCTGCTGCAGGACGACGCAGCCACCGCCCAGGCCGAAACGCGCGCCACCATGCGCTGGGTGCTGGACCAGTGCTTTATCCTGCTGCATCCGATCATGCCCTTCATCACCGAAGAGCTGTGGGACGCCACCGGCGAGCGGGCCAAGATGCTGGTCCATGCGGATTGGCCGGCCTACGGCGACGACCTGATCGACGCCGACGCGGACCGCGAGATGAACTGGGTGATCTCGGTCATCGAGAACACGCGATCCGCCCGCGCCCAGATGCATGTGCCCGCTGGTCTGCATGTGCCGATGGTCTTCACCCGGATGGAGCCCGCGGCCAAGCTGGCCTGGGACACGAACGCGACGCTGATCCAGCGCCTGGCACGGATCGAGAGCCTGACGCCGGTGGCCGAGATGCCCAAGGGCACGATCACCATCCCGGCCGAAGGCGCGACCTTCGGCCTGCCGCTGGCCGACATCATCGACATCGACGAGGAAAAGGCCCGGCTGGAAAAGACCCTTGGCAAGCTTGCCAAGGAATTGGGCGGGCTGCGCGGGCGTCTGAACAACCCCAACTTCGCCACCTCCGCCCCGCCGGAAGTGGTCGAGGAAACCCGCGCCAACCTCGAGGCGCGCGAGGCCGAGGAAGCCCAGCTCAAGGACGCCCTGTCGCGGCTCTCGGAAGTCGGCTGA
- a CDS encoding Transposase, with amino-acid sequence MSKRKQHAPEFKAKVALEALKGEETAAELASRFGVHPTMIHQWKRALLEGASGVFERGGRKKPEIDEEQVKELHAKIGELAVANSFLERKLKPWGGK; translated from the coding sequence ATGTCGAAACGGAAGCAGCACGCGCCTGAGTTCAAGGCGAAGGTCGCGCTGGAAGCCCTGAAAGGCGAGGAGACGGCCGCCGAGCTGGCAAGCCGGTTCGGGGTGCATCCGACGATGATCCATCAATGGAAGCGAGCCCTGCTCGAAGGCGCCTCCGGTGTGTTCGAGCGCGGGGGCCGCAAGAAGCCCGAGATTGACGAGGAGCAGGTGAAGGAGCTCCACGCCAAGATCGGGGAGCTGGCGGTGGCCAACTCTTTTTTGGAACGAAAGCTGAAGCCCTGGGGCGGGAAGTGA
- a CDS encoding putative transposase OrfB, which yields MIEPDHPDLSIGQQCKLLSIARSSFYYTPKGESERNLGLMRRIDEQFLETPFFGVRQMTWHLRNDGHLVNEKRIRRLMRLMGLMPIYEKPNTSRPTKGHKTYPYLLRGLRVERPNQVWCSDITYLPMRRGFLYLVAIMDWHTRKVLSWRISNTLEADFCVEALNEAIHKFGPPEIMNTDQGSQFTSFAWTDRLRRSSVRISMDGKGRFLDNIFIERLWRTLKYECVYLHAWETGSETKAAIRKWMSFYNNQRPHSALGGQPPALVYWQRNDINQPDQQVQRVAKFTPDPVQ from the coding sequence ATGATCGAGCCGGACCACCCGGACCTGTCGATCGGCCAGCAGTGCAAGCTGCTGTCGATCGCGCGCTCGTCTTTCTACTACACGCCCAAGGGCGAGTCTGAGCGGAACCTCGGCCTGATGCGGCGGATCGACGAGCAGTTCCTGGAGACGCCGTTCTTCGGCGTTCGGCAGATGACCTGGCATCTGCGTAACGACGGACACCTTGTGAACGAGAAGCGCATCCGGCGACTGATGCGCCTGATGGGGCTAATGCCGATTTACGAGAAGCCCAACACGAGCAGGCCGACGAAGGGCCACAAGACCTATCCCTACCTGCTCAGAGGTCTGCGGGTGGAACGCCCGAACCAGGTCTGGTGCTCGGATATCACCTACCTGCCCATGCGGCGCGGGTTCCTATACCTCGTGGCGATCATGGACTGGCACACCCGCAAGGTCCTGTCCTGGCGGATCTCGAACACGCTGGAGGCCGACTTCTGTGTCGAGGCGCTGAACGAGGCCATCCACAAGTTCGGCCCGCCAGAGATAATGAATACAGATCAGGGATCCCAGTTCACCTCCTTTGCCTGGACGGATCGGCTCCGCCGGTCCAGCGTGCGCATATCGATGGATGGGAAAGGCCGGTTCCTCGACAACATCTTCATCGAGAGGCTGTGGCGCACCCTGAAATACGAGTGCGTCTACCTGCATGCCTGGGAGACCGGATCGGAGACGAAAGCGGCCATCCGGAAATGGATGAGCTTCTACAACAACCAGCGCCCGCATTCAGCCCTGGGCGGCCAGCCTCCGGCGCTGGTCTACTGGCAGAGAAATGATATCAACCAACCCGATCAGCAGGTGCAACGAGTAGCTAAATTTACGCCAGATCCTGTCCAATAG